In Oryza sativa Japonica Group chromosome 1, ASM3414082v1, the genomic stretch ACAGACAAGGCAGACgacgcatatgcatgcatggtgacCTAACTAAGCAAGCACGGACGGTAATGGTATGGTGGAGTGTGAAGTGCGGACTAATAAAGCACGTATGATGTGAGGTTTGGAGTAGAAAATGAAGTGGATCGATCGGACCTGAGCACAAATCGGCGGGGTTCTCTCTCTCATACGTTCGCCGATCTCATCAAAACTACTTTTGCCAAATTAGATCGACCGGAAATTTTGGCTAGACCACAGCGGTACCATGCATGCTTTAATCGTGCGTGTGAGCTACTGCCGCTAATAATCTATCTATCTGTATCAATCGGATACTTCAAGAGAGTTCTCACGTTAACGTAAAAGAATGTAGTTATTGACTGGATGGATCCAGAAGCAGAATTTCATTGGTTTTAGAACCCTTTTAGTTTTAAAAGCATACTCTCATGAAACTTACTTGTAACTTAAATGAGAGTTGTTGTATTACTTACCTCCTTGCACAAATGTAAGACGTTGGTTAGTTTAATTTTTAGCTAACCAACGTCAAacaaaaaaatggagggagtataaaacaaACTAACTAATTTTGAATGCTGAAATTCACCATACGTTATACAAGTtgtttctaaaatttaaattttaaacttgATTACTATTTTCTCCatcgaaatattttttttagcatttgACATTTAAATCACTAAAGGCATGTGTTTCATCCATTCTATTGCTAATTACTCATGCAGCTTATAATTAGCATTAGCCAAtggcaggggcggatccagcatgGGGGCGGCGGGGTCTCGAGCCCCCACTACTGGCGTGAAGACTATGAGAGACCCCACAAAGACCCCACTAAAAATTTTTACCATATATAGATGGGAGGGGGACTGTAACTCTATCTAGTTTGCTCAGACCCCACTGCTAtttttttctggatccgccaaTAGCCAATGGAGTCTTAATAGTTTTGAagatcaaaattaaaaaaatataaagttgTTCTCCCAAGTTGCTGTATTTTAAAATATCCAAAATATTTAGCATAACCACAATATTGACAACAAATATCCCGTACCATACTCGACCAAAGATATTTCTTTTGCGTGTTCGCGTACACTGTGGCTAGTGGGTTTttcacgtgaggaagatgtgcgTGCCTGGATAGCATATGCGATCACCTTATATGCACCTATGCAGCCATGGGCCGGCCGTTTCCCCGGTGGATCGTGTTCGGACACGTCGCGGCCCCTCCACGACGGCCTTGGCTCCATTGCCACCACCAGATAAAGTAGGCGTGCATGCGCCCCACCCCCAGGCGAGTCAgagcagcgcgcgcgcgcgcgcgagcgagcgACGCCGTGAGAAACCAGAGCACCAAACCGAACCGCCGTTTCTCGCGTCTCGCCCTCTCCGTGACTCTGCCCGCGGGGACCCGCGCTGCAGGGGGAGAGGCCCACCCAACCGGCAGGTGCCCTCCCCCGCTCTATATATACGCCCGACCTCTCCCACTTCTCCCCCACATGCACTTGCAGTCAGTGGTACAACACCACAGCAACGCACCACCGGCCATCAACCTCCTCTCCCCTGCTTCTCGCTCGCTCTCCTGCCCTGTTTCTTGGAGAAGTGAGCTTAAGTGAGAGCCTCTGTCCCTCGCACACGCTATTGGCCATGGTGGTTCTCGCTGGCCCGCCCGCCGTCGATCACATCCCGCTGCTGAGGTCGCCGGACCCCGGCGACGTCTTCTCCGGCGTGCCGGTCGTCGACCTCGGCAGCCCCGGCGCGGCGAGGGCCGTGGTGGACGCCTGCGAGCGGTACGGGTTCTTCAAGGTCGTCAACCACGGCGTGGCCACGGACACGATGGACAAGGCCGAGTCGGAGGCCGTCAGGTTCTTCTCCCAGACGCAGCCCGACAAGGACCGCTCCGGCCCGGCCTACCCGTTCGGGTACGGCAGCAAGCGGATCGGGTTCAATGGCGACATGGGGTGGCTCGAgtacctcctcctcgccctcgacGACGCGTCGCTCGCCGACGCCTGCACCGTCCCGTCCTGCGCGGTCTTCCGGTGAGCCCTCAAAACCGACGGCGATATATAATATCAGCCCCGTCCGTTTCTCTCGGTTTTTTACCTAGTGTTTGACATGGTGCGCGCGCGTCATGCATGCAGGGCCGCTCTGAACGAGTACATCTCGGGGGTGCGGAAGGTGGCGGTGCGGGTGATGGAGGCGATGTCGGAGGGGCTGGGCATTGCGCAGGCGGACGCGCTGAGCGCGCTGGTGACGGCGGAAGGGAGCGACCAGGTGTTCCGCGTGAACCACTACCCGCCGTGCCGCGCGCTGCAGGGGCTCGGCTGCAGCGTCACCGGCTTCGGCGAGCACACCGACCCGCAGCTCGTCTCCGTGCTCCGCTCAAACGGCACGTCCGGCCTGCAGATCGCGCTCCGCGACGGCCAGTGGGTGTCCGTGCCCTCCGACCGCGACTCCTTCTTCGTCAACGTCGGCGACTCGTTGCAGGTACGTACGCGGTACAGCCCCGACCCTTGGCGCTGCCACGTGACACCAATTCCATCAACGCGCTACCTTCCTCTTTCTTTAccatactttttcctttttccagaATAATTCCCATTAAACTAGATGGTGTAGATTAAATTACTAAATTAAATGACGTGGACACGGCTGAAATGGCTGCGCCTAGTGAGCGGGTCAACCGGGACATCGTTCCAGTTCACATCGGTATTAAAAAGAAAGAATCATCATCTGGACGAATATACTAACCCAATTAAGACGAGACAAGCAAGAAAAGGAAAGGGGTTCACCTGCATGATAGCATATGGTACGATGGCCACAGCCCACACGGCAGGGACTGGGTTTCGTAGATAACTACGACACTCGAGACCCAATAACTGCCGCCACTAACGAGCAGATTCAGTACatgaacatatatatgtgtgtgtgttagGCATGAACACTTCTGTTATGCCTGCGTGGCATCTCATTGCGTCATCATGCACACACTCTTAAACACTTTGTGCACTTCCCATATACAGATGGACAATATTTCTTTATCCGTTAGCACAAGAAGCACAGATACGTTTGATTAATTTTTCGTGCTGACTATTACCGTATTACGCATGCTGATTATAACCGTATTACACATATGCTGATAGATATACATGTGGTTTCTTGGTCCTGTACAGGTTCTGACCAATGGGAGGTTCAAGAGCGTGAAGCACAGGGTGGTGGCCAACAGCCTAAAGTCTAGGGTTTCCTTCATCTACTTTGGAGGGCCACCGTTAGCACAGAGGATTGCACCATTGCCACAGCTGCTGGGGGAGGGAGAGCAGAGCCTGTACAAGGAGTTCACATGGGATGAGTACAAGAAGGCTGCCTACAAATCAAGGCTTGGAGACAACAGGCTGGCCCAGTTTGAGAAGAAGTAGCTAGCTAGATGCCTAGCAACAGAACTGGCCGGTCAAGCAACAACGACTTTACTGCATGGCAGCTAGCTACCTTAGCTATGTCTCACGCACACGTACGGTACACCATGACCACGAGAAGATGAAGCTGcttaagagagaaaaagaaaagaaaataaaaacaggAAGAAGATAATAACTTCAAGATGCACAATGTACAGCCAGGTTGGATGGATAGCTAGATTTTTCTCGTGTGGCTAATCACCGTGTGTGGTGAGGTGGGCTCCTTTCCTGTTTCGGAATACTGATCGATGGATGAACAGCCTCCAATAGTTAATGTTAACCAAATATAGCACAACAAAGGGGTTCTTTTCTTCCTTtggttgtttcttttttcctcttGCCTTTGATTTTCTCGTCATGCTTTCTGAGCATTAATTATGTGTGCGTGTATTTCGGTATACGTAACGTACTTTTACCTATGTGTGTATAGTACGTGGCTTGTGTTAACAAGTAAATATTATAGTCTCTCTCTTTCGTTATGCAACTGACTTCTGCGCGGTCCAAATGCATTGATGGAGATATATCTATTGGTGTACAATGTCACCTTCAAGATTAATGAATTTTCATCACTCAGGATATCCCTTTATTattacatgtcatctaaatagttatcaaaaaattactaaaatagattaatatgaaatatatcactccactaACATGCAAGACCAAATTTGATTTGTACAAGTTACAATAAAAAGAACAagttaaactgaaaatagttaccgtacattcacatatatatttgttatttttgttgtaaCTTGTGAGAGAAAACCTAGATTGGATGAACGCCGTGCGTGCAACTGAACAATAACAAACTTACCAGCCATCTTAATCCGTTTGCATATGTGATAAGTTCAAAGTAGTTTAGCTAATCTAACACTGCCCCTCAATCTAAACATCTTATATTAAGAtaacaacttgtagaagttaaattttaacttacatatttgtatagtgatatatttcatattaatctatcttgtcttttttttaatttttttaagactatttaggtgacatgcaCGAAACGAGTTAATATCCCCTCCATGGATGAAATCATTTCCCAGATTTCAAGGGCTTCAttcttatcaaattttgttttgctttttttccccTATCCTGCTTGGTGCAAGTGCATCGATCAGCTAATTTCTAGGATTCTCCATCGGAGCCTAGTAGCTTTTATCTTCTCTAACTGTCGTGCGTGCAACTGAACATGAGGTGCATAGGAGTCGTCTTGAGCAATTTATGGTTATCTTGTGGTATTCTCTTGTTCACCACCACAATAGACGTTGTCCGGGTCCCCCATGCATGCGTCCTTTTAAGTTGAATCAAATTTTTGCATCCTCCCTCCCTTAATCTCCAACCATGAGCTATATAACACCCACactttggaattaaaaaatgattttcaacTTACATCTCGTGCATTTTATGGTTGTCTTATGGGAAAACAATCAATTTTGCATGCACCTAAGTAGTAGATATCTACCCACCTTCCACACTGTTGGATGTGGCCTATATATAAATGTCTTTACGTACACACATAGGAGCATAAGTATGATATATCACAGGTTcatactaagagcaagtttaatgcatagtatagccaactactagctccaaaatcatctatagccaatgtaatagtcaatttatacaatagttgcttactacaaAATTAATACAGATCTGTAGCCgttgttcttctctctcttcttttatctctttaaaatatatttatagctggcttatagtctgttattgtacatgctctaatACTACACCCCTCATCACTCGCTAAGTACCAGCTTAAGAGGGCCGGTCAAGATCGAAAAGGCCAGCATGGGAACAAAAACTGAATTTAACCGCCATTGTTTCATTTTCTAGCACATGAGTGACTGATGATATGTATTACAGCATGTTTCTAGTTGACTAGttgactacttcctccgtttcatattataagactttagaaagtcttataatatgaaacggaggaagtagacaACAAACAGAAGCGGATTTGTGGTAATTACCTCGTGtttgaccacaatatataaaaacaaaataaaaaactacTTTATCCATCCCTAAAAGACTATAATTTCAGCATAAGTATTTGTCTCACAAAAACTGTATTTTTAGAGTAGGCCTACTAGctagatatttttaatatatttttttctcgttttAGCTATCGAAGTAGTAGTACTTCCTCCTTAATTAGCGTTTTCTCTCCATATTATCGAAGGATATAAGTTTTTTAACCTCCTAGTACTTAATTTGTAGTTGACTAACTATAGTCTTCAGGATGGAGGAAGTTATTAATGAGTACCTTTACGGTGATCTTATTATCAATAAAAATAATGTTAATTTATGAGTTCTACTATAAGTATAAAATATCAGGAATTGAGGtgatagatatatatgatcTATCAAATTAGAAAATATAGATGGCCCAGATTGATTCTAGTGTCACGATCCATTACTGGAGAACTG encodes the following:
- the LOC4325145 gene encoding gibberellin 2-beta-dioxygenase 3-like encodes the protein MVVLAGPPAVDHIPLLRSPDPGDVFSGVPVVDLGSPGAARAVVDACERYGFFKVVNHGVATDTMDKAESEAVRFFSQTQPDKDRSGPAYPFGYGSKRIGFNGDMGWLEYLLLALDDASLADACTVPSCAVFRAALNEYISGVRKVAVRVMEAMSEGLGIAQADALSALVTAEGSDQVFRVNHYPPCRALQGLGCSVTGFGEHTDPQLVSVLRSNGTSGLQIALRDGQWVSVPSDRDSFFVNVGDSLQVLTNGRFKSVKHRVVANSLKSRVSFIYFGGPPLAQRIAPLPQLLGEGEQSLYKEFTWDEYKKAAYKSRLGDNRLAQFEKK